Proteins co-encoded in one Arachis hypogaea cultivar Tifrunner chromosome 13, arahy.Tifrunner.gnm2.J5K5, whole genome shotgun sequence genomic window:
- the LOC112733122 gene encoding protein FAR1-RELATED SEQUENCE 5-like — protein sequence MSDNYSDDDLYTVDSGESIGWIDFLNLSEEEVLRFNFTDVYIAFEFYQQYAKHHGFGARRFRSEKRGELRIRQEFVCHRQGYRSPKFYSMPNQQKRPRAETRCGCPARMLLCMDDESGRWCVAYFSDAHNHHVLELRFSSMLPGHRRMSEADIEQMNDMRKGSIGVSRIHGFMASLAGGYHNVPYTTRDMHNVFGDVVAFDATYKKNVYLSPLVVFSDVNHHNQTVVFAAALVADEKEKTYVWLLQQLQTSMKGKAPASIITDGDRQMKSAIEQVFLEAHHRLCAWHLLRNATSNIGKPKFTRMFRDCMLGDYEVGTFQRKWFEMVEKFGVADKIWVQDMYERRYSWATAHIRGKFFAGFRTTSRCEGLHAVISRYVKSRYSYTDFLCHFHRCLMFVRAKKIEADFECANGDPIMTTNLKQLERGAAENYTRTIFYLFVHILDRACAMRVVDSEDNGSYFIHTVSRYGTPGKDWRVVATSDMSEVRCTCMRMECFGVPCEHIIAVLVLNNVHEIPSSLILPRWTKDHFENEHAADTSFSPEGPPTAGGRAPARNPPKRNTKGNGDDGGKKTKRCRLCREVGHNRTTCPDRRTMESSSAVADEMDSMDTDMLYDNLSGDLYATAEIPSFRCSDSDTQAGFVDSDFAGTNTSGPVMSLAD from the exons ATGTCTGACAATTATTCGGATGATGACTTATACACTGTTGATTCCGGCGAATCGATAGGTTGGATTGATTTTTTGAACTTGAGCGAGGAGGAGGTTCTCCGCTTTAATTTCACAGATGTTTACATTGCATTTGAGTTCTACCAGCAATATGCAAAGCACCATGGCTTCGGCGCGAGACGTTTCAGAAGTGAAAAACGTGGTGAATTAAGGATACGGCAGGAGTTCGTGTGCCACCGACAAGGGTACCGATCCCCGAAGTTCTACTCGATGCCTAACCAGCAGAAGAGGCCGAGGGCCGAGACACGGTGTGGATGCCCTGCAAGGATGCTACTTTGCATGGACGATGAATCAGGACGTTGGTGCGTTGCGTACTTTTCAGACGCGCATAACCACCACGTTCTTGAGTTGCGATTTTCTTCCATGCTCCCAGGCCATCGAAGGATGAGCGAAGCGGACATCGAGCAGATGAACGACATGCGTAAAGGAAGCATTGGCGTCTCGCGAATCCATGGTTTTATGGCGAGCCTAGCCGGCGGGTATCATAATGTCCCGTACACAACAAGGGACATGCACAAT GTATTTGGAGACGTGGTCGCATTTGATGCAACGTACAAGAAAAATGTTTACCTTTCACCTCTTGTAGTGTTCTCCGATGTGAATCACCACAACCAAACAGTTGTCTTTGCCGCTGCACTAGTGGCAGACGAGAAAGAAAAGACCTATGTCTGGCTGCTTCAACAGTTGCAAACCTCAATGAAAGGGAAGGCTCCCGCATCCATAATAACCGACGGTGACAGGCAAATGAAGTCTGCGATCGAGCAAGTTTTTCTAGAGGCTCACCATCGACTATGTGCTTGGCATCTACTCCGAAACGCCACGAGCAACATCGGAAAGCCTAAATTCACCAGGATGTTTAGGGATTGCATGCTTGGCGACTACGAGGTCGGAACATTCCAGAGAAAGTGGTTTGAGATGGTTGAGAAATTTGGCGTCGCCGATAAAATATGGGTACAAGACATGTACGAGAGAAGGTACAGTTGGGCCACAGCACACATACGAGGAAAGTTCTTTGCCGGATTTCGCACAACCTCAAGGTGCGAGGGCTTACACGCTGTGATATCACGGTATGTTAAGTCTCGATACAGTTACACTGATTTTTTATGTCATTTCCATCGATGCTTGATGTTCGTGCGTGCAAAGAAAATAGAGGCTGATTTCGAGTGTGCAAATGGTGACCCTATTATGACCACCAACCTGAAACAGTTGGAGCGGGGTGCAGCCGAGAACTACACTCGGACAATATTCTATTTGTTTGTTCACATTCTTGACAGGGCCTGTGCAATGAGGGTGGTTGATTCTGAAGACAACGGTTCGTATTTTATCCACACCGTCTCTCGATACGGCACTCCAGGGAAGGATTGGCGTGTTGTTGCAACGTCTGATATGAGCGAAGTCCGATGCACGTGCATGAGAATGGAATGTTTCGGGGTCCCCTGCGAACATATAATTGCGGTGCTTGTTCTTAACAATGTTCATGAGATCCCAAGTTCTCTGATATTGCCGAGATGGACCAAGGAT CACTTCGAGAACGAACATGCAGCAGACACCAGTTTTTCACCCGAGGGGCCACCCACTGCGGGTGGCAGAGCCCCGGCACGGAATCCACCCAAGCGCAATACAAAGGGTAACGGTGATGACGGTGGAAAGAAAACCAAGCGATGTCGTTTGTGCCGCGAGGTGGGACATAATAGGACGACGTGTCCGGACCGCCGCACAATGGAGTCATCTAGCGCAGTTGCAGATGAAATGGATTCGATGGACACTGACATG CTCTATGATAACCTATCGGGGGATCTGTATGCGACTGCGGAGATTCCTTCGTTCCGATGCTCCGACAGTGACACGCAGGCTGGGTTTGTTGACAGTGACTTCGCTGGGACTAACACGTCCGGGCCAGTCATGTCTCTCGCCGATTGA
- the LOC112737786 gene encoding uncharacterized protein produces the protein MVGAEQVLKLLDSYWFETTILSNKALSKRDQYSHNKKVVEEGKEEEQVILSTDIKLIEEVAKAANNTLEFRSFSDQNLGHTASVFSDSPSPNSVLTLQKLRTIPSGTDVREFAVESSRSHENQHTVKRRRFKNRGNFYSSKSLTELEFQELKGFMDLGFVFTEEDKDSRLVSLIPGLQRLGREENEEQNKNDGIALVSNSKPYLSEAWDFYEQKEIRNISLFNWRVPALGNENDMKHNLKSWAHTVASIVR, from the coding sequence ATGGTTGGTGCTGAACAAGTTCTGAAACTCCTAGATTCCTATTGGTTTGAGACTACAATCTTAAGCAACAAAGCCCtttcaaaacgtgatcaatattcCCATAATAAGAAGGTGgtggaagaaggaaaagaagaagaacaagtgaTTCTTTCCACGGATATAAAGCTCATAGAAGAAGTTGCAAAAGCAGCTAATAATACACTTGAATTCAGGTCCTTCAGTGATCAAAACTTGGGACACACGGCATCTGTTTTCTCAGATTCGCCGTCGCCGAATTCTGTCCTCACTTTACAGAAACTGAGGACGATTCCTTCCGGAACAGACGTAAGAGAATTCGCAGTGGAAAGTTCTAGAAGCCATGAAAACCAACACACAGTCAAAAGAAGAAGATTCAAGAACAGAGGCAATTTTTACAGCAGCAAGAGCTTAACGGAACTTGAGTTTCAGGAGCTGAAAGGGTTTATGGATTTGGGTTTTGTGTTCACTGAAGAAGATAAAGATTCAAGGTTGGTTTCTTTGATACCTGGGTTGCAAAGATTGGGaagagaagaaaacgaagaacaaaacaaaaatgaTGGAATTGCTTTGGTTTCGAATTCTAAGCCTTATTTATCAGAAGCTTGGGATTTTTATGAACAAAAGGAGATTAGAAATATTTCATTGTTCAATTGGAGGGTGCCAGCTTTGGGAAATGAGAATGACATGAAGCACAATCTTAAGTCTTGGGCTCATACAGTTGCATCTATTGTAAGATAA